The DNA segment AGGCCGAGCGCGCCAATCCGGATATCTTGAAGCATTCCCGCAAGAAGCGCATCGCGGCCGGTTCCGGTACCGATGCGGCCGAAATCAACAAGCTTTTGAAAATGCACCGCCAGATGGCCGACATGATGAAAATGATGGGCGGCAAGGGCAAGGGCGGCATGATGAAGCAGATGATGGGCGGTCTTGCCGGCAAGATGGGTCTTGGAGGCATGGGCGGCATGCCCGATCTGTCGAAGATGGACCCCAAGCAGCTCGAAGCGCTGCAGAAGCAGGCGGAGGCCGCGGGCCTCGGCAAGGGCGGCATGCCTGGGATGGGCGGTGGCGGTCTGCCCGGTTTGGGCGGCGGCATGAAGCTGCCCGGTCTTGGTGGCGGGTTCCCGGGGCTTCCCGGCCTGCCGAAGAAAAAGTGAGGACTGGAGCCTAATGATTGATCCAGCAGTCAAACAGGAACTCTCGGGCTATCGCCAGTCGATCGACAATATCGACGCGGCGCTCGTGCACATGCTGGCCGAACGTTTCCGCTGCACCAAGGCAGTGGGCGTCCTGAAGGCCAAATACAATTTGCCGCCGGCAGACCCGGCGCGCGAGGAATACCAGATCGAACGCCTGCGCCATCTGGCGCGGGATGCCAATCTGGATCCGGATTTCGCGGAGAAGTTCCTGAACTTCATCATCCACGAAGTCATCCGGCATCATGAAGCCATCGCTGCCGATCTCAAGGATTGATCAGCTTTAACGCATACACAAAAAACACCGTCACAGACGGTTTGATATCTCAAGGAGTACATGACATGGCACTGAAAATTCGTCTCGCCCGCGGTGGTTCCAAGAAGCGCCCGTTCTACCAGATCGTTATCGCTGACGTGCGTTCGCCGCGCGACGGCCGTTTCCTGGAAAAGGTCGGCTCGTGGAACCCGATGCTCAAGAAGGACGACGCAAAGCGCGTTGAACTGAATGTCGAGCGCATCCAGTATTGGATCTCGAACGGCGCGCTGCCGACAGACCGCGTCCTGCGCTTCCTCAACGAAGCCGGCATCGCAACCCGCGAAGCACGCGTCAACCCGACCAAGGGCCTGCCGGGCAAGAAGGCTGTCGAGCGCATCGCCGAAGCCAAGCAGAAGGCTGAAGACGCAGCCGCCGCTGCTGCCGAATAAGTTGACAAATAGGACCGCTGGTCCTATCTTCGACCTCTATCCGGTACGCCCGTAGGCGGGTATTATATGCGGCCCCTGCATCTCGATGCGGGGGCTTTTCATTTGTAGGGCAACATATGAAAGTAGCGGTTCTGATCGATGGCGGCATATCGCAAACTTCGCCAATGAGCGGTCCGTTGATCGAATCGTTCTTGTCACAGGCGACACAGATTGTGTACCTGCTATGAAATATGCACGAATTTCCGGATTGCAGATTGTTCTGACGGAATTCGATAATCATAAACTTGCACCAGAACTTCTCTGGCACACGGATATCAAGCGCAATGTCGGCTGGCCAAAATAAACTCAAAAATCCTGTCCATATGGGAACGATCGGCGGCGCTCAGGGCCTGCGCGGCGAAGTGCGCGTCAAGTCGTTTGCAGAAGAGCCGACGGCGATCGGTGATTATGGTCATCTGCATGCTGAAGACGGGCGTACGTTCGAGGTCCTGGAAGTGCGCGAGGCGAAGAATGTCGTCGTCGTGCGGTTTCGCGGCGTCAACGACCGCAATGCCGCCGAAGCACTGAACGGGCTGGAGCTTTATGTCGAGCGCGACAACCTGCCGGATGACGATCTGGACGAGGACGAATTCTTCTATGCTGACCTGGAGGGCCTGGAGGCGCTCGATGCCGACGGCAAGAGCTATGGCACTGTGACCGGCGTATTCGACTTTGGCGCTGGCGATCTCCTGGAGCTGAAAGGCCCCGGCAAGCGGCCGGTGCTCATTCCGTTTACCGAATGGTCGGTGCTGGAAATCGATCTGGAAGCCGGCACGATGCTGGTCGATCCGCTTGCCGCCGGCCTGACCGAAGACAAGGACGAGGATCCGACCAAGCAGTTCAAGCCGAAGGCGAAGTAAGAATTGCCCTTCCACGCCACCATCCTGACGCTCTATCCGGACATGTTCCCGGGGCATCTCGGCCAGTCGCTGTCCGGCAAGGCGCTCGAGCGTGGTCAATGGGCGATCGATACGCTGCAGATCCGCGATTTTGCTGGAGACAAGCATCGCACCGTCGATGATACGCCCGCCGGTGGCGGCGCGGGCATGGTGCTTCGGGCCGATATTCTGGCAAAAGCGATCGATCACGCGTCAGATGGCGATAACCGTCCCCGGCTGCTGATGAGCCCGCGCGGCAAACCGTTGACGCAGGAACGCGTTCGCGAACTGGCGGCCGGTCCCGGCGCCATCATCGTCTGCGGGCGGTTCGAAGGTGTGGATCAGCGGGTCATCGACGGGCGGGAACTCGAAGAGGTTTCGATCGGCGACTATATTCTCTCCGGCGGCGAACCGGCCGCGCTGATCCTGCTCGACGCCATCGTACGTATTTTACCAGGTGTCATGGGCAATGACCTCTCCGGTGTGCATGAGAGTTTCGAGGGTGGACTGCTGGAGCATCCGCATTATACCCGGCCGCAGGTCTTCGAAGGCGAGGAGATACCGGCGGTGCTCACCTCCGGCCATCATGGCGACATCGCCAAATGGCGCGAGGCGGAAGCACGACGGTTGACGGCGCAGCGCCGGCCGGACCTCCTGCGCAAATAGCGTCCGGCTGTCCCTTTCCCGGTCACAATGGGCGCTGCCTGCGGATTTGGATTTTTGCCCGGAATAAGCTTTATGTAACGT comes from the Pararhizobium qamdonense genome and includes:
- the rpsP gene encoding 30S ribosomal protein S16, which produces MALKIRLARGGSKKRPFYQIVIADVRSPRDGRFLEKVGSWNPMLKKDDAKRVELNVERIQYWISNGALPTDRVLRFLNEAGIATREARVNPTKGLPGKKAVERIAEAKQKAEDAAAAAAE
- the rimM gene encoding ribosome maturation factor RimM (Essential for efficient processing of 16S rRNA), translated to MSAGQNKLKNPVHMGTIGGAQGLRGEVRVKSFAEEPTAIGDYGHLHAEDGRTFEVLEVREAKNVVVVRFRGVNDRNAAEALNGLELYVERDNLPDDDLDEDEFFYADLEGLEALDADGKSYGTVTGVFDFGAGDLLELKGPGKRPVLIPFTEWSVLEIDLEAGTMLVDPLAAGLTEDKDEDPTKQFKPKAK
- a CDS encoding chorismate mutase — encoded protein: MIDPAVKQELSGYRQSIDNIDAALVHMLAERFRCTKAVGVLKAKYNLPPADPAREEYQIERLRHLARDANLDPDFAEKFLNFIIHEVIRHHEAIAADLKD
- the trmD gene encoding tRNA (guanosine(37)-N1)-methyltransferase TrmD, which produces MPFHATILTLYPDMFPGHLGQSLSGKALERGQWAIDTLQIRDFAGDKHRTVDDTPAGGGAGMVLRADILAKAIDHASDGDNRPRLLMSPRGKPLTQERVRELAAGPGAIIVCGRFEGVDQRVIDGRELEEVSIGDYILSGGEPAALILLDAIVRILPGVMGNDLSGVHESFEGGLLEHPHYTRPQVFEGEEIPAVLTSGHHGDIAKWREAEARRLTAQRRPDLLRK